One stretch of Miscanthus floridulus cultivar M001 chromosome 18, ASM1932011v1, whole genome shotgun sequence DNA includes these proteins:
- the LOC136521417 gene encoding nudix hydrolase 21, chloroplastic-like, with amino-acid sequence MAAVMVARQGRELQRYSASTGGRVVVGCVPYRVRADGDVVEVLVISSQKKGPAGGVLIPKGGWELDESMDEAARREAAEEAGVVGETGPALGRWCYRSRSYPDATYEGFVLPLRVTAELDRWPEMAARRREWVSAAEAIARCPHLWMREALQRFADTVAAEATHFASSAL; translated from the coding sequence ATGGCAGCGGTGATGGTTGCTCGCCAAGGCCGTGAGCTGCAGCGGTACAGCGCGAGCACGGGCGGCCGCGTGGTGGTGGGCTGCGTCCCGTACCGCGTGCGCGCGGACGGCGACGTGGTGGAGGTGCTCGTGATCAGCTCGCAGAAGAAGGGCCCCGCGGGGGGCGTGCTGATCCCCAAGGGCGGGTGGGAGCTGGACGAGTCCATGGACGAGGCGGCCCGTCGCGAGGCCGCCGAGGAGGCCGGCGTGGTCGGGGAGACCGGCCCGGCCCTGGGCCGCTGGTGCTACCGCAGCCGCAGCTACCCGGACGCCACGTACGAAGGGTTCGTGCTCCCGCTCCGCGTCACCGCCGAGCTGGACCGGTGGCCCGAGATGGCCGCGCGCCGCAGGGAGTGGGTCTCCGCCGCCGAGGCCATCGCCCGGTGCCCGCACCTGTGGATGCGCGAGGCGCTCCAGCGGTTCGCCGACACCGTCGCGGCGGAGGCGACGCACTTCGCCTCCTCCGCCCTGTAG